In one window of Gossypium hirsutum isolate 1008001.06 chromosome A01, Gossypium_hirsutum_v2.1, whole genome shotgun sequence DNA:
- the LOC107917136 gene encoding protein UNUSUAL FLORAL ORGANS, with the protein MKTSKSKSLFYFCREKTKERTSFRCCIQSKTNQFLMDAFNTSMPLPFSYTFTITSGSCNTSTHTNPWMDVRIWSKLPERLLDRVIAFLPPPAFFRARSVCKRWYGLLYCSSFLELYMQISPSHHWFLFLKHRTLKSYICRANTSSGGNGDNQTNCEGYLFDPCDAAWYRLSFNLVPSGFYPASSSGGLVCWVSDEAGAKNLILFNPLVDSLIQLPPTLRPRLFPSIGLTVSPTSVDVTVAGDDLISPYAVKNLSTESFHIDAGGFYSIWGTTSSLPRLCSLESGRMVHVDGKFYCMNYSPFSVLAYDMAANKWFKIQAPMRRFLRSPGLVESRGKLILVAAVEKSKLNVPKSLRLWGLQDCGTWVEIERMPLQLYMQFAEVEGGNGFDPVGHGEFIVIMIRGSDKGLLFDICRKRWRWIPACPYLGSSGCANNGEGAELRGLAYEPRLATPVISLLSCFTG; encoded by the coding sequence ATGAAAACATCTAAATCCAAATCTCTGTTCTATTTCTGCagagaaaaaacaaaagaacGGACTAGTTTCCGCTGTTGCATCCAATCAAAAACAAATCAGTTTCTCATGGATGCCTTCAACACATCTATGCCTTTACCTTTCTCCTACACATTCACTATCACAAGCGGTAGCTGCAATACTAGCACCCACACTAATCCTTGGATGGACGTTAGGATATGGAGTAAATTACCAGAAAGGCTGCTCGATCGAGTGATTGCATTTCTTCCACCACCTGCCTTTTTCCGAGCTCGTTCCGTATGCAAGAGGTGGTACGGACTCTTGTATTGCAGCAGCTTCCTGGAATTATATATGCAAATATCACCAAGCCACCATTGGTTTCTGTTCTTAAAGCACAGGACATTGAAGAGCTACATCTGCAGAGCCAACACCAGCAGTGGTGGCAACGGGGACAACCAAACCAACTGTGAAGGGTACCTTTTTGATCCCTGTGATGCTGCATGGTACCGCCTTTCCTTTAACTTGGTTCCTTCTGGGTTCTATCCAGCTTCTTCCTCTGGTGGGTTGGTTTGCTGGGTTTCTGATGAGGCTGGAgcaaaaaatcttattttattcaaCCCTCTAGTTGATTCTTTAATCCAGTTGCCCCCCACTCTAAGGCCCCGCCTCTTTCCTTCTATAGGTTTAACAGTTAGTCCCACATCTGTTGACGTTACCGTGGCTGGAGATGATCTGATTTCTCCTTATGCAGTCAAGAATTTATCCACCGAAAGCTTTCATATTGATGCAGGTGGATTTTACTCCATATGGGGAACCACTTCCTCCTTACCACGCTTATGTAGCCTTGAATCAGGTCGAATGGTTCATGTTGATGGTAAGTTTTATTGCATGAATTATAGTCCATTCAGTGTCCTAGCTTATGATATGGCAGCAAATAAGTGGTTCAAGATTCAAGCTCCCATGCGAAGGTTCCTTCGGTCACCAGGCTTGGTGGAGAGTAGGGGAAAGCTGATCCTGGTCGCTGCAGTCGAGAAAAGCAAGCTTAACGTGCCAAAAAGTTTGAGACTTTGGGGCTTGCAAGATTGTGGAACATGGGTAGAAATTGAAAGAATGCCTTTGCAACTATATATGCAATTTGCAGAAGTCGAAGGTGGTAATGGTTTTGATCCTGTTGGGCATGGAGAATTTATCGTGATCATGATTCGAGGATCGGACAAGGGACTGCTGTTTGACATCTGTAGGAAGAGGTGGCGATGGATTCCAGCATGTCCTTACCTTGGCAGCAGTGGCTGTGCCAATAACGGAGAGGGTGCCGAATTGCGTGGTTTAGCTTACGAGCCTAGACTTGCTACGCCGGTTATCAGCCTCCTCAGTTGTTTTACTGGATGA
- the LOC121228157 gene encoding 26S proteasome regulatory subunit 8 homolog B — protein MQSRFDILKIHSRRMNLMRGIDLKKIAEKMNGASGAELKAVCTESGMFALRERRVHVTQEDFEMAVAKVMKKESEKNMSLRKLWK, from the exons ATGCAGTCTCGTTTCGACATCTTAAAAATACATTCTAGAAGAATGAATTTGATGAGAGGGATTGATCTAAAGAAGATTGCTGAGAAGATGAACGGTGCTTCTGGTGCAGAGCTTAAG GCTGTGTGCACGGAATCAGGAATGTTTGCTTTGAGGGAAAGGAGAGTCCACGTAACACAAGAAGATTTCGAGATGGCGGTGGCGAAAGTAATGAAGAAGGAGAGCGAGAAAAACATGTCCTTACGGAAGCTATGGAAgtga